The genomic interval ACATGTTGCAGAAAGAAACAACTGTCAAAAGAGTCCTCGATAAAGCAAGGTCTGTGGTGAAGCTCTTTCGCAAGTCCTCAGTTGCAACACAGAGGCTACTAGACCAGTGTGGTGTCATTGTTGTAAATGACTGCCCCACACGCTGGTCAAGCACATTCAACATGGTCACACGACTCCTCACAGTCAAAGATACTGTCTGTCAAATCACAAATGACATGGGATGGGACAGTTTGCTTACTAGTGAGTGGCAAAAGCTTTCATCATTGCGTGACCTACTGCTTCCTTTTGCAGAACACACTAAAACCCTCCAGAGTGACACCACATCTATGTCCCTAGTGGTTCCTGCCCTCTTTGATCTGCTGAGCCACCTAGCTGACTTTGCAGAGAACAGCCGGTACAGAGACCTCGCCACtcttgcagagaaaatgagatCAAATCTGAACCTGCGTTTTGCTTGCCTCTTGGATCCAACCGATGAAAAGTTCTCACCACTTGCAGCAGCTGCCTGCTTTGTCAACCCAACTGTCTGTGAAATCCTTGTTAATGTTGATGTAGCTGATGGAAATATCCAGGAACTGCTGAAACAGGCAGAAGACTATGTGGTCAAATGCActttcctcccacacacaaGACAGGAGGACCACCAGTCTGACGATGATGCAGAAGAAGTCATTGAGGAACCAGAACCAGCGCCATCTTCAAAGCAGCCGGTGTTTAGGTTCCTCTCAAAATGCCGCACCACAAGACCTAAACAGAAAACCTCCACAACCAGCGTCAGGCAGCAGATCATTAAGTACAAGGAAGAACTTTCACATCCCATCACTGAGGACACAGGAACAGACTTCTGGCTGGAAAAGAGTGACAGTTTTTATCACAGTTTAAAACCTTTTGCTTTGGACTTGTTGGCTATGCCAGCTTCTCAAGCTTTTGCAGAGAGAGTATTCAGCATCACAGGTGACCTCACAAGAGGACGGCGCAACAGAGGAAGGGTCAGCTTGGAGCGAAGTGCTTTccttaaaatgaacagaaacaaatagaaCTGTTGTATTCACTGCTATTTACAGCATTACAGCTGTAGCAGTATATGCACAACTTAGAGTTTCCGGTctggtatttgttttgttttttgtttaatatgagAGCAGAGAGATTTTTCTTGTTCCATGCAATAATGGCATTACAGCTGAGCATGTAATTCACTTGTCTTGAGTTGAGCTCCTTGATACTAGCTCATTGATACTACTTCGAATTATTAACAgaagaatattttgttttgtgtgcaatGACATTTCAAccaatgcatattttcttttaggctacatatgttttgtttttccttttcaaatctaAGTGATTTTGCTCACAATGCACAGAGTAATAGTTGATGACTAAGAAGATGATGCTTAGTTACAGAGTTGTGTGCTTTTTAGTTTAATGTGATATTTAcctgtattttaaatgctgagACAGCACagcagggtgtttttttttttcatttacttgaaCATTAAGGAGTATTACAGCCAATACAtcttttattctacttttgagAATTCTTGTTGATTTTGTAAGGCATTGTAGCCTAACAGTAATTTAAGTTATCTTGAGGTACAGTACGTGAACGTTATCAGTAGTGCATTTTCTGTATCTACCTTGTGCAATGGCATTACAACCaatagttgtattattatttttgagaattgcactttatttatttgtttattttttttgagttAGGTGATTTATTCTTTCAAGATGAAAGACAATATTATTGAAATAGATGTCATATGCAATACATATCATTCAAGGAGAATGCATATCTTTTTCAGGGAGCATGTATATTTTTCAGGGAGAGCAGGCCTTATGCTAACTTTATTTGAGATTATCTTTTGTGAAAAAGCCATGGTCagtgtttttgacattaaaagtaaaataaaatacatgttttgttctgttaaaTCTCTGTCTGTATTGCATATTCAAACCTTAATACCATTCCAATTCTGgtgaaacatttattcaacGAAGTCCACGGTAGATTTAGTCGACTTATCTGCTATTAGGTGGTCTGCTAAAACTAGACTAAGACTAAAAGACTTAAGACTAGACTAAGACTAAAACTGATGATATTTAGTCGACTAAAACTAGACTAAGACTAAAAGATTTCAGATGACTAAAATATGACTAAAACTAAACGGTCTGTTATTCAAAAGactaagactaagactaaatcaGAATTTACTGTCAAAATTAACACTGGTTCAAACAAGCAATTTTATCATCGTATCTAACAGTTATTTACTGATGTGAAATCATGCTCCCTCTTTCTTTagggagatgtgtgtgttctgtctgcGCAGAAAAAAATTGGAAACCGTTTTTTTACTTTGGGCACTGCCGCATGGACAACAGTTGATTTGAGCAAGCAAAAAGTCGGCATGTGCACATACCCTAAATTAAAAAGATTATTTTTCCTTAGGAAAAACCTTTCCTGTAGCGTCGTCCTGCTCCGGAGGCTCACTCATTGCATGCTTGTGGCATTGATGTGAGGTGCTGATGCCAACTCGTCCGTGGTACTTATGTTGAGTAGTGtttaaattgtgctttttttttttctcgtgcAAAAATAAAGTTAAGGGACAATATGAACAGAGagatttcacaaaatgtaatattattcaaaaattaaataaatgttgttccTCCCCGTCGGGGAATTGAACCCCGGTCTCCCGCGTGACAGGCGGGGATACTGAccactatactaacgaggaAGGGATGAGAATCTAGCTGGTGTAGTACTGTTTTTATCGACTGTATAGAGGTCAATTTGCATATGGAACTGTTGAGAAGTTCTTTAACACTCCCTCAAACCtcaggatcagaatcagaatccctttattcgtcccacagaagGGAAATTTTCATTTGTTGCAGCAAAAAATGAGCcacagacagcttaatgttacacccaagatagtaaaaaatatatacaaaaaattACACAACTTTACAGAGACCTAAAAATATGAAACCATTTTGAGGTTTTCCATTCATTCTCTACGATAGTGCTAAACCACtacagtttttatatatatgtggCCGCTAGTGGAGCTGTAGCCCGCTTTTGCCAGTCAGAGCTGTTTGCTGGCTTTTTATCCACTATACGTGAGTCAATGAGCAAGTGCATGTTCCATCAACTACATATAACATTGCATTAAATATAACAATGTGGTTGTTTTATTCTGaacttttatttagttatttatacattcatttatttatttatgcatttatttcttcttGAATTTTTTTATTCTTGCCTTTATTTCCAcactaatgcattatttatttatacttattttatatttcgTCCTCCATACTATGAGAGGTGACTGGTTCGAAACAGGGTATTTGTGCTACCTCATAATTCCTTAATATGCATTTATTGATGTTATATCTCTGCTTAAACCTATGCTTACtgacattatttattatgtgttaCTGTATATCCAtaccttgtttttaaaatgtctgatatttgatCTTGTCACACTGTTTAACAACGAAAAAGCAAAATAAGGGTTTCTGGGAATGGTAGAGCTTAACTCTCTTAACTATTGCCGTTCGCCCTCTAtggcagtgtttctcaaactttttcagaccaaggaccacttaaccaatacaaaaatactcacggaccacctaactcctccaatatcccaaaacaagattcaagaagctttattaatcccgagggaaattgaggtgcaacagttcaatacaaagaaggaaggagaaatatacactaaatataactaaatataaactagaataaatacaataggcctgcttactactccaacagtatattacaaattacagcctaataataacagctttatgtgaccttctctatatcgctcgttcacacattaaatcaacaatacaaatacaactacggattctacaagcatttcgttcacatgcgatttaaacggtaaatgctgatagattttacacatcatatgaaacatagactacatttattactgagtttatgtccgagcgaacagagacatacgcaaaatgcaccgcatttagtacgacacaaacttctgctgtgtattttcaaaaataaaatacagtaaaactatggttgcaggcccaagtttaacaagaattcaacaataaacacaaggtaattattgacactgttacatttacaaatagcattgtttactcagtcatacactgcgtgtctctgttgctacctaatgggaggaatggtgctgcttgtgctgagacatcagtgaaataatgtctggatccaaactggagagttttagtctcatatcacagtccacattgatcctgttacgctgctttgttttcagaccaacaagtgtagaaaaaccaacttcacaggtgtaggtggttggaaacggcatcaacagtttcagagcagcgtcagccagctctgcgtgctcaggctggacgtggacccaaaagtccgtcaagcttttctctctgaaagtcgtcctcagtgtcccatcagatgcgatgaccacaaggctgtcaacctgtcttgatgggagcttggaactgacgtgttcgatgtgcgttttgtccccaaatggattcctgatccactcatagcctgcatctagttctgggaaatatcttcccagctgaaagtgaaggccttgcagatgttccttgaaggctgcaactgtgccgccgtccagctcttcatctgcagcgaggagaaaatccacaagcgtcggaaaacagtcaaactcctggcgatccagacggacacaccacaattccatcttgaggcgtgcggctttaattttgtcctgcacattgaaggcggtgacggcttttccctgcagcgctaagttcaaagcattgagtgcgctaaagacatcggccaggtatgccaattttgagagccactggaaatcatgcagtctgtcatacagttcatcagtatgatgcaagaataacatcacctcatcgcgcagttcaaatagacaggtgagaactttcccacacgacagccagcgaacttcagtatggaaaagcagttttgtgtgttcacttcccatttcatcacacagagctttaaaaagacctgtgttcagtgctttggtttttattgtattaacaattttcacagactcgtccagtactgatttgaggcatggtggcatttttttcacagccagctgttctctgtgaatgcaacagtgtgttgctgtggcgcaaggtgcaactgcgcgtacgcgcgctgccaaacccttgtgtttcccagtcattgcagttgcaccatctgtgcaaataccaacacaccgtgtccagtcgatattattctgcaggatgaaatcgttgactgagtcaaaaacggcttcccctgtggtgttggtcggcagggaacgacaaaacagaaattcatcctgcacactgccatcataaatgtaccttacaaaacacagcagatttgcctcattcacgatat from Eleginops maclovinus isolate JMC-PN-2008 ecotype Puerto Natales chromosome 21, JC_Emac_rtc_rv5, whole genome shotgun sequence carries:
- the LOC134883827 gene encoding E3 SUMO-protein ligase ZBED1-like: MSELGRKRRIDIWSHFTYHTNENKTTCQPCGAKITGKNTTNLKRHLQSVHPEIHAKIQKTSDDHGPRGNKASAASASSTQQQTISTAFQSSSKYKMESKEQQTKEQAIARWIGRTGLPLTTIEDEDFVQMMEIVDRRLAIPKKTKISNLIETQYEHERQKFKQRLAAARRVSIGLDLWTKKGLTASFLAISACYFCVEQIKPAHILLALEQVAHPHTALSIKACVDECIQEWAIPKEKILTVITDNGSNMVAAFKNTTAEETSSEADSPGSETAMESDSEIDDQRYHHVDMEMARTPCVVHTIQLVVHMLQKETTVKRVLDKARSVVKLFRKSSVATQRLLDQCGVIVVNDCPTRWSSTFNMVTRLLTVKDTVCQITNDMGWDSLLTSEWQKLSSLRDLLLPFAEHTKTLQSDTTSMSLVVPALFDLLSHLADFAENSRYRDLATLAEKMRSNLNLRFACLLDPTDEKFSPLAAAACFVNPTVCEILVNVDVADGNIQELLKQAEDYVVKCTFLPHTRQEDHQSDDDAEEVIEEPEPAPSSKQPVFRFLSKCRTTRPKQKTSTTSVRQQIIKYKEELSHPITEDTGTDFWLEKSDSFYHSLKPFALDLLAMPASQAFAERVFSITGDLTRGRRNRGRVSLERSAFLKMNRNK